ATTTTTTCTCAAAGGCGTTCTAAACGTCTATACACAGGAGAAAACAGAAGGGTCAGTCCTCTTTAAATCAACGATATTGGATGTGGGGGATGCCTTATTGCGCGCCGTGTTTACTTTTTTTCACCTTTGCGAATACTTCAACAGCGGATTTTCCTTCAAGCGGGCATTTGTTTTCGCAGATTCCGCAGCCCGTGCATAGTTCATCTGCAATGTAAGGTCTTTTAAGGGTAACTTTCTTTCCGGTATAATCCCTCTCTTCGGATAATTCAAATTTTATTGCCTTACCGGGAACAGGACAGTGTTCTTCACAGACGATGCAATTGATCTTTTTTGCATAGGGGAGGCAAAGATTTTTATCAAATACCGCCACACCCATGACGCTCTTTTTCTTTTCCTCTATGGGCTGGTTGGGGATAGCGCCTGTGGGGCATACCTGACCGCAGAGGTTGCAGTTGTATTCACAGTAGCCCAGACGGGGGATAAAAACAGGGGTGAACATACCGTAGAAACCTGATTTAAAAAGATCAGGGTAAAGGGCATTTCTCAAACAGACCTTTATACATTCGCCGCACCGTACACATTTTTTTAAAAATTCACCCTCTTTTTGTGCTCCGGGAGGCCGAAGCAGCCTTTCCTGCTCCCGCGGTGACTGGAATGCAAACGATTTTGCAAGGAAGAACCCTGATAACAGACTTCCCAGGAAGACCCTTCTTCCTAAAACAACGGGGGTTTTTTCCTTCGTTCTTCTGCCTTTAAAGACCGATGAAAATTTTACCCTGTTAAATTTGCATTTTAATGTGCAGTCCATGCAGAGGATACAATCCTGTTTCTGGAGAATGTCCTCGTCAAATGCGGTAGGGCATATGTTTTTGCATTCCCTGCAATCTGCGCAGAGTTTTTTGGGGAGTCTTCTGAACAGTGAAAATCTGCTTAACAGGCCCAGAAGCGTCCCGAGGGGACAGAGATTTTTACACCAGTTTCTTTCTTCGTATCTCTCAAGGAGGATAATGAGTGCAAAGAGGAGGAAAGAGATGAATGCAAGGGGATAGAGGGTATCCCTGAAAGGAAGGATATAGTCCCTTAAGAAGGCATACATAAAGTCTATGTGATCCCGGTTATCACCCATCAAGGAATATAAACCGGTCCATCCCAATTTTACAGAATGTCCGAAGAGAGGATAAAAGAAGAACGTTAATGCCCTCACCAGGATCGCAATGGGGTCAAGAACGCCTGCCATATTTATATTAAACAGGGCCGCAAAAAGGAGTGTAAATAAAAGGTAATATTTAAAGGTTGTTTTCAGGAATTTCAGGGGAAGAATCTTCTTTATCCTGTTCGTAAAAAGATCGATAATGGTGCCCAGCGGGCATATCCATCCACAGAAAAACCTGCCCAATAAAAGCGAAAAGACAAACATTAATATTCCCGGGAGAATGAGTAACGTCATTGTTTTTGTAGAGAGAAGATAACTTATTGCAACGAGGGGATTTGCCCTGAAAAAGCTGTTGACGGCAGCGGAAATTTCATCCTTTCCCCTGTATTCGGTATTGATGAAGAGGACAAAAAATATTGCGAGAAAGATGAGCTGGGATATGCGGGAGGAGGTAATTTTCACGCTTTTATTACTTTTATTTTACTGAGGTTCATTTCGCCCAAACCTCTTTTGTAAGCGGTAACTGTAGCAGCTATATCTTGCGGGTTCAGGCCGAAGAGCGTTGTTGCATAAGCGTCGGCTGCTACAATATCGGTTGAGGCAATGACTTTATTGACGACCTTTACATCATTAAGACTTCCACCCTGCGGGCCATGGTTGAGCAGGATTCGGG
This genomic interval from Pseudomonadota bacterium contains the following:
- a CDS encoding 4Fe-4S binding protein, which gives rise to MKITSSRISQLIFLAIFFVLFINTEYRGKDEISAAVNSFFRANPLVAISYLLSTKTMTLLILPGILMFVFSLLLGRFFCGWICPLGTIIDLFTNRIKKILPLKFLKTTFKYYLLFTLLFAALFNINMAGVLDPIAILVRALTFFFYPLFGHSVKLGWTGLYSLMGDNRDHIDFMYAFLRDYILPFRDTLYPLAFISFLLFALIILLERYEERNWCKNLCPLGTLLGLLSRFSLFRRLPKKLCADCRECKNICPTAFDEDILQKQDCILCMDCTLKCKFNRVKFSSVFKGRRTKEKTPVVLGRRVFLGSLLSGFFLAKSFAFQSPREQERLLRPPGAQKEGEFLKKCVRCGECIKVCLRNALYPDLFKSGFYGMFTPVFIPRLGYCEYNCNLCGQVCPTGAIPNQPIEEKKKSVMGVAVFDKNLCLPYAKKINCIVCEEHCPVPGKAIKFELSEERDYTGKKVTLKRPYIADELCTGCGICENKCPLEGKSAVEVFAKVKKSKHGAQ